The following is a genomic window from Coriobacteriaceae bacterium.
CAACCTCTGAGCGTGCTGGAGTCGCTGGCCGCCCGTCGCCCTTGCGTTACGACTGAGGTGGGCTGCTGCCGCGAGCTGCTGGAAGGCGCCCCCGGCGATGACTTTGGCGTGGCCGGTTTTGTGAGTCCGCCCATGTATCGCAAGGGCTTGGCCGATGACATGGAACGCATGTGCGCAAGCCGTGCCCGCCGCCTGGAGATGGGGGAGCGTGGCCAGCGTCGCGTGGCGACCTATTACCTGCACGAGCAGATGCTCGCCAACTACCGTGCACTCTACGACGAGACGGCCCGCGCGTTTGACCTGCCGCGGAAGGAGGTGTAGCCCATGGCCGGAATTGGATTTGAGCTCAAGCGTCTGTTTAAGCGCAAAGGCCTCTTTGCCACCATGCGCGCCTATGGCTACGCCGGCATCGTGTGCACGGGTCCCATGCTGCTGGGCGTGCTGCTGCAGGTGGGCATTCTGGTGCTGTGCGGCCTGTGGGGCGTGGGTCGCGCCAGCCAGGATTTGCTGGTGTGCATGGTGACCTATACGCTGCTGGCGTCGCTCACGCTCACGAGCTTTTTCTCCATGCCCGTCACGCGCTTTTTGGCCGATATGCTGTTTGCCGAGCGCGAGGAGGAGGTTCTGCCTTCGTTTTGGGGCTCCAACGCCATTATGCTTGTTGCGGGTACGGTGTTCTATGGCGTCTTTTTGCTGTTCTCGGGCGCCACGCTGCTGCAGGGGCTGCTGTGCCTGTGGCTGTTCAACATTATGATCGTCAACTGGAACGGCATGAGCTTCCTCACCGCCATCAAAGACTACCGCGGTATTCTGTGCAGCTTTGCGGCTGCCATTGGCGTGGCGTGCGCGTGCGCCCTGTGCGCGCTGGCGCTGGGCCTGCCGCCGGTCGAGGGCCTGCTGGCGTCGATCGCCCTGGGCTACGGCGTCATGCTCGCCTGGGACGTGGTACTGCTGTACCGGTATTTTCCGCAGAGCGATCGCAGCCCCTGGCTCTTTTTGCAGTGGCTCGACCAGTTTATGCCGCTGGCACTCACGGGTCTGTTTACCAACTTGGGACTCTTTGCTCACCTGGTAATTATTTGGGCGGGGCCCATCGGCGTGCAGGTCAAGGGCTTGTTTTACGGTGCGCCCTATCATGATGTGCCGGCGTTGCTTGCGTTTTTGACCATCCTGGTCACGACCGTCAACTTTGTGGTGTCGGTCGAGGTGAACTTCTATCCGCGCTACCGCGACTACTACAGCCTGTTTAACGACGGCGGCGTGGTGGGCGACATCGTGGTGGCCGAGGAGGAAATGCTCGCCACGCTCAACCGGGAGCTGCGGTTTTGTGCGCTCAAGCAGCTGTTTGTGACGGCAGCAGTCATCTCGCTCGAGACCACGGTGCTCTCGGCCCTGCCGCTGGGCTTCAACAACCTGATGCACGGGTATTTCCGCACGCTGTGCGTGGGCTATGGCCTGTATGCCGTGGGCAACACGATTCTGCTGATCTTGCTGTACTTTACCGACTACAAGGGCGCCGTGCTTGCCTCCGGGCTGTTCGCGGGCGTGGCGGGGCTGGCGACCATCGTCTCGCTGTTCTTTCCGCAGCAGTTTTATGGGTTTGGCTTTTTGCTCGGCGCGGCGGTGTTTTTTGTTGTGGCGCTCATGCGGCTCGATACCTATACCGCCAACTTGCCGTATCGTATTCTGAGCCAGCAGCCCATTGTGGCGACCGACAAGACGGGTCGCTTTACGGAGCTGGGCCGCTGGCTCGACCGTGCCGAGCAGCGCTACGAGGAGCTGCGTCTAGAGGGCGAGCCGCATGGTGCGTTTGAGCGCACGGTGGTCCGTGTGTATCGCAATCGTTGGGGAGGTCCTGATGACCGATAGGATGATATCGCGTCGCCGCTTGATTGAGGCGGCTGCCGGCACATTGCTGCTTTCGGGCTGCTCTTCGCAGGACGAATCCTCGGCAAAAAAGACCAAGAAGCAGGGCAAGATTAAAAAGGCCGATGCGTCTAGCGAGACCAAGCACCTTCGCGACAAGGATGAGCTGTACGAGGTCTACGACGACTCGGGCATCGTATGCATGTACCTGACAGTCTCTCGCGGCAACAGCTCCGAGAATACCGACCATAGCTGGGCCGAGATCAATACGTACTCAGTCTACGACTATGCCGACATGGGCGTGACGCGCTATCAGGTTATGGGCCTGCTGCAGCCTGGCGATGATAAGGGGCCCGTTGCTGGCGAGGTCGGCTATGGAGAGGAGGCGCCCAACGCCACGGTGCAGGTGCGCGGTCAGACGTCGAGTACCTATACGCAAAAGAACTACAAGGTGGAGCTCAAAAAGGGCAAGGGCACGTGGCACCAGCAGCGCGCGATTGCGCTTAACAAGCACATGGGCGAGGGCATGCGCTTTCGTAACAAGATGGCTTACGATCTGATCCGCGGCATTCCCCAGATGATGGGCCTGCGCACGCAGTTTGTACACTTGTGGGTGTGCGACCAGACCGAAAAAACTAACGACACCTTTGAGGACTACGGTCTGTTTACGCAGGTCGAGCAGCTCAACAAGACGGCGCTCAAGGCCCACGGTCTGGATAAGAGCGGGCACCTGTATAAGGTTAACAGCTTCGATTTCCATCGCTTTGAGGACACTATTAAGCTCACCGATGACCCCGACTATAACCAGACGGCGTTTGAGGGCATGCTCGAGATTAAGGGCGACTCGGACCATACCAAGTTGATCGAGATGCTCGATGCGCTCAACGACGATTCGCAAAAGATCGACGATGTGCTCGATACCTATTTTGATACCGAGAACCTGGTCTATTGGATGGCGTTTCAGATTTTGACGGGTAATTGCGATACGCAGAACCGTAACTGCTATCTGTACAGCCCACTCAACTCCAAGGTCTGGTATATCTTGGATTGGGACAATGACGGCATGCTGCGCAAGCTTGAGTTGAGCCTGACCGGATTCTCGGATTATGCAAGCTGGGAGCGCGGCGTGAGCAACTACTGGGGCAATGTGCTGTTTAATCGCGCACTGCGCAGCAAGTCGTTCCGCAGTGAACTCGACCGCGCCGTGAAGGACCTGCGCTCGTACCTGACCGAAGAGCGCCTGACCAAAATGATTAAGCACTACCGCGAGGTTACCGAATCGCTGGTGTTTGCGTCGCCCGATATCGATAACCTGCCCGTGACCAAAGACGAATACGAGCAGATTGCGGCGGCGATTCCTTCCGAGATCGAGGAGAACTATAAGAGCTTTCGCGAGAGCTATA
Proteins encoded in this region:
- the pelG gene encoding exopolysaccharide Pel transporter PelG; protein product: MAGIGFELKRLFKRKGLFATMRAYGYAGIVCTGPMLLGVLLQVGILVLCGLWGVGRASQDLLVCMVTYTLLASLTLTSFFSMPVTRFLADMLFAEREEEVLPSFWGSNAIMLVAGTVFYGVFLLFSGATLLQGLLCLWLFNIMIVNWNGMSFLTAIKDYRGILCSFAAAIGVACACALCALALGLPPVEGLLASIALGYGVMLAWDVVLLYRYFPQSDRSPWLFLQWLDQFMPLALTGLFTNLGLFAHLVIIWAGPIGVQVKGLFYGAPYHDVPALLAFLTILVTTVNFVVSVEVNFYPRYRDYYSLFNDGGVVGDIVVAEEEMLATLNRELRFCALKQLFVTAAVISLETTVLSALPLGFNNLMHGYFRTLCVGYGLYAVGNTILLILLYFTDYKGAVLASGLFAGVAGLATIVSLFFPQQFYGFGFLLGAAVFFVVALMRLDTYTANLPYRILSQQPIVATDKTGRFTELGRWLDRAEQRYEELRLEGEPHGAFERTVVRVYRNRWGGPDDR
- a CDS encoding CotH kinase family protein, producing the protein MTDRMISRRRLIEAAAGTLLLSGCSSQDESSAKKTKKQGKIKKADASSETKHLRDKDELYEVYDDSGIVCMYLTVSRGNSSENTDHSWAEINTYSVYDYADMGVTRYQVMGLLQPGDDKGPVAGEVGYGEEAPNATVQVRGQTSSTYTQKNYKVELKKGKGTWHQQRAIALNKHMGEGMRFRNKMAYDLIRGIPQMMGLRTQFVHLWVCDQTEKTNDTFEDYGLFTQVEQLNKTALKAHGLDKSGHLYKVNSFDFHRFEDTIKLTDDPDYNQTAFEGMLEIKGDSDHTKLIEMLDALNDDSQKIDDVLDTYFDTENLVYWMAFQILTGNCDTQNRNCYLYSPLNSKVWYILDWDNDGMLRKLELSLTGFSDYASWERGVSNYWGNVLFNRALRSKSFRSELDRAVKDLRSYLTEERLTKMIKHYREVTESLVFASPDIDNLPVTKDEYEQIAAAIPSEIEENYKSFRESYKKPMPFYIGVPQIDNGKLRVNWDASYDFKARDIRYTVELARDYAISDVLFKAEDVLLPEVTCDAPDAGQYFVRVRATNSDGYTQDAFDYYVTDDGKHYGMKCFYVQDGGKVVEDTYEEG